A genomic region of Bernardetia sp. ABR2-2B contains the following coding sequences:
- a CDS encoding response regulator, whose product MKPIQILLVEDNLADTVLIQESLLDSKLNLNIDTVIDGEKATDYLYEKLENKEEKLPDLIILDLNMPRKDGREVLKEIKAHEELCLIPVLVMTTSENDEDVKFAYRHHANSYISKPVDIEEFTKIVASINDFWLTIVKLPSK is encoded by the coding sequence ATGAAACCTATTCAAATACTTCTAGTAGAGGATAATCTAGCTGATACTGTTCTGATTCAAGAAAGTTTGCTAGATAGTAAACTAAACTTAAATATTGATACTGTCATTGATGGAGAAAAAGCAACTGACTATCTCTATGAAAAACTAGAGAACAAAGAAGAGAAATTACCAGACTTGATTATCTTAGATTTGAATATGCCTCGTAAAGACGGTAGAGAAGTATTGAAAGAAATTAAAGCGCATGAGGAGCTTTGCCTTATTCCTGTTTTGGTTATGACTACCTCTGAAAACGATGAAGATGTGAAGTTTGCTTACAGACATCACGCAAATAGCTATATCAGCAAACCTGTCGATATAGAAGAGTTTACGAAAATTGTTGCCTCTATAAATGATTTTTGGCTTACAATAGTAAAGCTTCCTAGTAAATAA
- a CDS encoding two-component regulator propeller domain-containing protein: MKSLSSLNNRLYNLLRSIFLLPFFTLPLIGYIVLLLVFFLGNNHSLFAQKEVSKQIQAEQIQQAQAIMGLRFKKFNSDDGLAQDNVTAILQDTRGFLWIGTGDGLSRYDGYEFKNYTHIVEDSSSLSSGMVTALHQDQNGTLWVGTTNGINKYNFTQDRFVQYRLKENKISNLNMRTVRSIFQDSQETLWVGTENGIKIYDKLNNSIEYSQEYNGLLDVPVLALYEDADSTFWVGTENGLYKLDRQRRAFTPVFIDDTQLTQAPVYTFFEDKKQNLWVGTQEGAFRLNRNRTEVKKYSSTTFPNTLSNDIIKTIAQDQKGDIWIGTYGGGINRIIKKTEQIITIRQNDAEQYSLSDDIVQSIYHDRSGIIWIGTYDGLNKYDEEKEVFYNYPIPLQYVAHHLQTEIWALEQDYLGNTWLGTENGLYVYMPKPESTEWQLIKISDKIGLRNKHILSLLEDKNGNLWIGTLQDGLYKYNLKSLGLTGNSTSEAIPFDLTKLANKKGGNSPQFADNSIWTMMQDTYNDIWIGTNNGLYAIKDKTEKVYKYTERDGSGLSDNSVWALLQDRYGILWVGTSNGLNRFRKQSQDFITYNQANDDSGGLSNSYIVTLFEDETGVLWAGTHGGGLNRFHKEADNFTHYTEKDGLPDGVIYAIEQDNSRHLWISTNRGLSRFNIDTQVFRNYDLNDGLPSNRFNHNAVEKTKDGELIFGTVYGITVFHPDSIKDNSYIPPVYLTNLKILGRDIRANDETGILSRNIAQTDMITLSHGQNSFSVDFVALNYRLPKKTEYMYKLEGFDDDWHYTSYRNHTASYTNLPEGREYILRVKAANSDGYWNESGATLRIYIKPPYWEAIWFKIALAMLLIGAGASFWFWRNGEMQKQKSRLSMEVHQRTNELEEEKEKLQIAYNEISNQSRQILDMNAVLKQKQAEVMAQRDDLSKQRNEIENSYQNVRVLSDIGQQVTATLDFDQMVAVLYQHVNSLMNAPGFGIGVLNEKTNLIEFRGYSVEGNPLNYDFNAARDKTLLSAWAIRNQKEVKIGDLQSEYAKYVAGEVVSVGNILPKSLIYLPLAIKNRPVGVLTVQSLEKNSYSDRHLTLLKGLASYVSIALDNIQNYSELGQAKNTIQESSIRIMDSLRYAQTIQQAILPTDEMLENSFDDSFMVFRPKDVVSGDFYWLREIEGRTFIASVDCTGHGVPGAFMSMIGSRLLNEIINEANVLEPAKILDELHVRLKNALKQDESGNDDGMDVSLCRIDALEEDTLEREIVFAGAKRHAVWVSRGESHILKGDKKSIGGWRKNKKRPFIQLQMTAKKGDALYLFTDGITDQNNISGTKYGSKRLHQLLNQNSDFDMNEQKTILEEDLDRHQGNQKQRDDITLIGIRL, translated from the coding sequence ATGAAATCTCTATCTTCTTTAAATAATCGTTTATATAACCTACTCAGAAGTATTTTCTTACTTCCATTTTTCACATTACCTCTTATTGGTTATATCGTTCTTTTATTAGTATTTTTCTTGGGAAACAATCATTCTCTATTTGCTCAAAAAGAAGTTTCCAAACAAATACAAGCAGAGCAAATACAACAAGCACAAGCTATAATGGGGCTGCGCTTCAAAAAATTTAATTCTGATGATGGTTTGGCTCAAGATAATGTTACAGCTATCTTACAAGATACTCGTGGTTTTTTATGGATAGGAACAGGCGATGGACTTAGCCGTTATGATGGTTATGAGTTCAAAAACTACACACACATAGTAGAAGATTCTTCCTCACTTTCATCTGGTATGGTAACGGCTCTACATCAAGACCAAAATGGAACACTTTGGGTAGGAACTACCAACGGTATTAATAAATATAACTTCACACAAGATCGTTTTGTACAATACAGACTAAAAGAAAACAAAATTTCTAACTTAAACATGCGTACAGTTAGAAGTATTTTTCAAGATAGTCAAGAAACACTTTGGGTAGGAACAGAAAACGGAATCAAGATTTATGACAAACTCAATAACAGTATTGAATATTCACAAGAATATAATGGTCTTTTAGATGTACCTGTTTTGGCATTATATGAAGATGCTGACAGTACATTTTGGGTAGGAACAGAAAACGGTCTTTATAAATTAGACAGACAGCGCAGAGCTTTTACTCCTGTTTTTATAGATGATACACAGCTTACACAAGCTCCTGTTTATACTTTTTTCGAAGACAAAAAACAAAACCTTTGGGTAGGAACACAAGAAGGTGCATTCAGATTAAATAGAAACCGAACAGAAGTAAAAAAATATTCCTCTACAACCTTTCCAAACACACTTAGTAATGATATTATAAAGACAATAGCACAAGACCAAAAAGGAGATATTTGGATAGGAACATATGGAGGTGGAATTAATCGAATCATAAAAAAGACAGAGCAAATCATAACTATTCGTCAGAATGATGCCGAACAGTATTCATTAAGTGATGATATTGTACAAAGTATTTATCACGACAGAAGTGGAATTATTTGGATAGGAACATATGATGGACTTAATAAATATGATGAGGAAAAAGAAGTTTTTTATAATTATCCAATTCCATTACAATACGTGGCTCATCATCTCCAAACTGAAATTTGGGCATTAGAACAAGATTATTTGGGAAATACATGGTTAGGAACTGAAAATGGTTTGTATGTCTATATGCCAAAACCTGAATCAACAGAATGGCAGCTTATCAAAATAAGTGATAAAATTGGACTTCGAAACAAACATATATTAAGCTTATTAGAAGACAAAAACGGAAATCTTTGGATAGGAACGCTACAAGATGGGTTATATAAATATAATTTAAAATCGTTAGGCTTGACAGGAAACTCCACTTCTGAAGCTATTCCATTTGACCTGACCAAATTAGCCAATAAAAAAGGGGGAAACTCTCCTCAGTTTGCTGATAATAGCATTTGGACAATGATGCAAGATACTTACAATGATATTTGGATAGGAACAAATAATGGATTGTATGCTATAAAAGATAAAACTGAAAAAGTATATAAATATACAGAAAGAGACGGCTCTGGATTGAGTGATAATTCAGTTTGGGCATTATTGCAAGACCGTTATGGTATTTTGTGGGTAGGTACAAGTAATGGACTAAACCGTTTTAGAAAACAAAGTCAAGATTTTATTACCTATAATCAAGCAAATGATGATTCTGGTGGACTTAGCAACAGTTATATTGTTACTCTCTTTGAAGACGAAACAGGTGTGCTTTGGGCAGGAACACACGGAGGAGGACTAAATCGTTTCCATAAAGAAGCTGATAACTTTACACATTATACCGAAAAAGATGGATTGCCAGACGGTGTAATTTATGCCATTGAGCAAGACAACAGTCGTCATTTATGGATTAGTACAAATAGAGGTTTATCAAGATTCAATATTGATACACAAGTATTTAGAAATTATGATTTGAATGACGGACTTCCAAGCAATCGCTTCAATCACAATGCCGTAGAAAAAACAAAAGACGGTGAACTTATATTTGGAACTGTATATGGAATTACTGTTTTTCATCCTGATAGTATTAAAGACAATAGTTATATTCCACCTGTTTATCTGACTAACCTAAAAATATTGGGTAGAGATATTCGTGCAAATGACGAAACAGGTATTTTAAGTAGGAATATTGCACAAACTGACATGATAACGCTTTCTCACGGACAAAATAGTTTTTCTGTGGATTTTGTAGCCTTAAATTATCGTCTTCCTAAAAAAACAGAATATATGTATAAATTAGAGGGATTTGATGATGATTGGCATTATACATCTTACCGAAATCACACTGCTTCTTATACCAATCTACCAGAAGGGAGAGAGTATATTTTGAGAGTAAAGGCTGCTAATAGTGACGGTTATTGGAATGAAAGTGGTGCAACGTTACGTATTTATATCAAACCTCCTTATTGGGAAGCTATTTGGTTCAAGATTGCATTAGCTATGCTTTTAATTGGTGCTGGGGCTTCATTTTGGTTTTGGAGAAATGGCGAAATGCAAAAACAAAAAAGTCGTCTTTCTATGGAAGTGCATCAAAGAACGAACGAACTAGAAGAAGAAAAAGAAAAATTACAGATTGCTTATAATGAAATATCAAATCAAAGCCGTCAGATTTTGGATATGAATGCTGTTTTGAAACAAAAACAAGCCGAAGTAATGGCACAGCGTGATGACCTTTCCAAACAAAGAAATGAAATCGAAAATTCGTACCAAAACGTACGTGTCCTTTCAGATATTGGACAGCAAGTAACTGCAACCTTAGATTTTGACCAAATGGTAGCTGTTCTGTATCAACACGTCAATAGCTTGATGAATGCCCCTGGGTTTGGAATTGGTGTTTTGAATGAAAAAACAAATTTAATTGAGTTTAGAGGATATTCAGTAGAAGGAAATCCATTGAATTATGACTTTAATGCAGCGAGAGACAAAACGCTACTCTCTGCTTGGGCAATTCGCAACCAAAAAGAAGTAAAAATAGGAGACCTTCAAAGTGAATATGCAAAATATGTGGCAGGTGAAGTTGTTTCGGTAGGAAATATACTTCCCAAATCTCTTATTTATTTGCCTTTAGCTATCAAAAACCGTCCTGTGGGTGTGCTGACAGTACAATCTTTAGAAAAAAATTCGTACTCTGACCGTCATTTAACATTATTGAAAGGTCTGGCTTCCTATGTTTCGATTGCGCTAGATAATATTCAAAATTATTCGGAACTTGGTCAAGCAAAAAATACAATTCAAGAAAGCAGTATTCGTATTATGGATAGTCTGCGTTATGCTCAAACCATTCAACAAGCCATCCTACCAACAGATGAAATGCTTGAAAATAGTTTTGATGATTCTTTTATGGTTTTTAGACCAAAAGATGTCGTTTCGGGTGATTTTTACTGGCTTAGAGAAATAGAAGGACGTACTTTTATTGCTTCTGTCGATTGTACAGGACACGGAGTTCCAGGGGCATTTATGTCTATGATTGGAAGCAGACTACTCAATGAAATTATTAATGAAGCAAATGTTCTTGAACCTGCCAAAATTTTGGATGAGTTACATGTTCGTTTAAAGAATGCTTTGAAACAAGATGAATCTGGAAATGATGATGGAATGGACGTTTCTCTATGTAGAATTGATGCTCTAGAAGAAGATACGCTAGAAAGAGAAATTGTTTTTGCAGGAGCAAAACGTCATGCTGTTTGGGTAAGTAGAGGAGAATCTCATATCTTGAAAGGCGACAAAAAATCTATTGGTGGCTGGAGAAAAAATAAAAAACGTCCATTCATTCAACTACAAATGACAGCCAAAAAAGGAGACGCACTCTATTTATTTACTGATGGAATAACTGACCAAAACAATATTTCAGGCACAAAATATGGTTCGAAACGTTTGCATCAATTATTGAATCAGAATTCAGATTTTGATATGAACGAACAAAAAACTATTTTAGAAGAAGATTTGGATCGTCATCAAGGAAATCAAAAACAAAGAGATGATATTACTCTGATAGGAATCAGACTATAA
- a CDS encoding ATP-binding protein: MSKTTSKKELEKALENCAKEPIHRLGFVQPHGFLIVFSEEMKIIGVSQNLTEQTKYSFDKLMNHALSNLLGERQTSFIEKKIDELQAGEESAYFKAINPLRFFLEIDDEKRPFDGIIHKSNHGFILELEPVDVEQVEMIRDSFYQINKKSIIRFQNTNKLKDLYRIIVEEIRNITGFDRVMLYKFNKDYDGQIIAELKREDMNPFYDLWFPASDIPKQARELYLKNWLRIIVRTDYEPSPILLDETIKDRPLDLTHSTLRSVSPVHIEYLNNMGVGASMSTSIIINGKLWGLVSCHHNSTKMIDYSTRMTAEFFGQLVSLQIDKLEQDKIQYDKLEKQTLTDGIVESLNRERDVYEGIIKKGSSFLKLMNADGFAVVVGMGSERKTLNVGTTPTHEKIWKIKDWLEVNHAKEVFSSHCISDDIPDVEIDVTICSGILSILISKEDNSRIIWFRKELQQSIGWGGKLEKVVYKEGDELILKPRNSFAKWNQNVECQSQEWTESEIDTAKSIQVKVFYVVTQNMNEYRWLLRREELEQQVQIRTEELTTTNEKLNNEVKVREQIARQLQEGMQLLELTNKELEHFAYVASHDLQEPLRAISSFSQLLAKRYEGKLDDKAKMYIKFIIEGSNRMKSLIMDLLEYSRLHRNETPHTKVSLNEIYKNALKNLTIRIEEANAKIELQNDLCNFLVKGNPIKLTQLFQNLIGNAIKYRSEKTPEITISCIENETHFEFAISDNGIGIDPKFADRIFILFQRLHTKEEYEGTGIGLALCQKIVEQHNGKIWLDKEKSNFGEGTTIHFTLKKTA, from the coding sequence ATGTCTAAAACTACATCTAAAAAAGAACTAGAAAAAGCCCTTGAAAACTGTGCAAAAGAGCCTATCCATCGTTTAGGTTTTGTGCAACCCCACGGCTTTTTGATTGTATTTTCAGAAGAAATGAAAATTATTGGTGTAAGTCAGAACCTGACAGAACAAACCAAATATAGTTTTGATAAACTAATGAATCATGCGTTGAGTAACCTACTGGGAGAAAGACAGACCAGTTTTATTGAAAAAAAGATAGATGAGCTTCAAGCAGGAGAAGAATCAGCGTACTTTAAGGCAATCAATCCTTTGCGCTTTTTCTTAGAAATAGACGATGAAAAAAGACCTTTTGATGGAATCATACATAAAAGTAATCACGGTTTTATATTAGAGCTAGAGCCAGTAGATGTCGAACAGGTTGAGATGATAAGAGATAGTTTTTATCAAATCAATAAAAAATCTATTATTCGATTTCAGAACACAAACAAATTAAAAGATTTATACAGAATAATTGTAGAGGAAATTAGAAATATTACAGGTTTTGATAGAGTAATGCTCTATAAGTTCAATAAAGATTATGATGGACAAATTATAGCTGAATTGAAACGAGAAGATATGAATCCGTTTTATGATTTATGGTTTCCTGCTTCTGATATTCCCAAACAGGCTAGAGAATTGTATCTCAAAAACTGGCTTCGTATCATCGTCAGGACAGATTATGAGCCTTCCCCTATTTTATTAGATGAGACAATAAAAGATAGGCCCTTAGATTTGACACATTCTACACTTCGTAGCGTGTCGCCTGTGCATATAGAATATCTAAATAATATGGGTGTAGGTGCTTCTATGTCTACTTCAATTATTATTAATGGAAAACTGTGGGGACTTGTTTCTTGTCATCATAATTCTACTAAAATGATTGACTATTCTACTCGTATGACAGCCGAGTTTTTTGGGCAGTTAGTTTCTTTACAGATAGATAAGTTAGAGCAAGACAAAATTCAATATGACAAATTAGAGAAGCAAACCCTAACCGATGGAATAGTAGAATCATTAAACAGAGAAAGAGATGTCTATGAAGGCATCATCAAAAAAGGTAGTTCATTTTTGAAATTAATGAATGCTGACGGATTTGCTGTTGTGGTAGGTATGGGAAGCGAAAGAAAAACACTAAACGTAGGAACAACACCAACTCACGAGAAAATTTGGAAAATAAAAGATTGGCTAGAAGTAAATCATGCTAAAGAAGTTTTTAGTTCGCATTGCATTTCAGATGATATTCCAGACGTTGAAATAGACGTTACTATCTGCTCAGGTATTTTGAGTATTCTTATTTCTAAGGAAGATAATAGCCGAATAATTTGGTTTAGAAAAGAACTACAACAAAGCATCGGATGGGGAGGAAAACTTGAAAAAGTAGTATATAAGGAAGGAGATGAACTGATACTAAAGCCAAGAAATTCGTTTGCCAAATGGAATCAGAATGTAGAATGTCAGTCGCAGGAATGGACAGAGTCAGAAATAGATACAGCTAAAAGTATTCAAGTAAAGGTTTTCTATGTCGTAACACAAAACATGAACGAATATAGATGGCTATTGCGAAGAGAAGAGCTAGAGCAACAAGTACAAATCCGAACCGAAGAACTGACTACTACCAATGAAAAATTAAATAATGAAGTAAAAGTCAGAGAACAAATAGCGAGGCAACTTCAAGAAGGAATGCAACTTTTGGAGCTTACCAATAAAGAGTTAGAACACTTTGCCTATGTAGCTTCTCACGACTTACAAGAGCCTTTGAGAGCTATTTCTAGTTTTAGTCAGCTTTTAGCAAAACGTTATGAAGGAAAATTAGATGATAAAGCAAAAATGTATATCAAGTTCATTATTGAAGGCTCAAACCGAATGAAAAGCCTTATTATGGATTTGTTAGAATATTCAAGACTGCACAGAAACGAAACGCCACATACAAAAGTAAGCTTAAATGAAATATATAAAAATGCACTCAAAAACCTAACAATCCGAATAGAAGAAGCAAATGCTAAAATAGAATTACAAAATGACTTGTGTAATTTTCTTGTAAAGGGAAATCCAATAAAACTAACACAGCTTTTTCAAAACCTAATAGGAAATGCTATTAAGTATCGCTCTGAAAAAACACCAGAAATAACAATTTCTTGTATAGAAAACGAAACTCATTTTGAGTTTGCAATTTCAGATAATGGTATAGGAATTGACCCCAAGTTTGCAGATAGAATCTTTATTCTATTTCAACGTCTTCACACTAAAGAAGAATATGAAGGGACAGGAATTGGACTGGCTCTCTGTCAGAAAATAGTAGAGCAACACAACGGAAAAATTTGGTTAGATAAAGAAAAAAGTAATTTTGGAGAAGGAACAACGATACATTTTACACTAAAAAAAACTGCATAA
- a CDS encoding biliverdin-producing heme oxygenase codes for MSILQTVRTTTRSKHDLMEKLIGSDRLDKFSIDDYKLLLSTNYIFHSHLEDKARDLLSDYQQKNPIQATKLNFKERVKAISLEHELKNILAAENFEALKRIPNTVSFLDYYSLLGRLYVAEGSMLGGKMMHKILLQNPQINKSTTFDFFKNYESKTPRLWKSFKELVEEECQTETEKKQFLEGAEKSYLYFEKSFHKAKNILG; via the coding sequence ATGTCTATTCTCCAAACTGTCCGAACGACTACTCGCTCCAAGCACGATTTAATGGAAAAACTCATCGGTTCAGACCGTTTAGATAAATTTTCTATTGATGATTATAAGTTATTGTTGAGTACAAATTATATTTTTCATTCACATTTAGAAGACAAGGCAAGAGACCTTCTATCTGACTACCAACAAAAAAATCCTATCCAAGCAACAAAACTCAATTTCAAAGAACGTGTAAAGGCTATTTCTTTAGAACATGAGTTGAAAAATATTCTTGCTGCTGAAAATTTTGAAGCATTAAAACGTATTCCAAATACAGTTTCTTTCCTAGATTATTATTCTCTTTTAGGTCGTTTGTATGTAGCAGAAGGTTCTATGCTGGGAGGAAAAATGATGCACAAAATCCTTCTTCAAAATCCTCAAATAAATAAATCAACAACTTTTGATTTTTTCAAAAATTACGAAAGCAAAACGCCTAGACTTTGGAAATCTTTTAAAGAACTGGTGGAAGAGGAATGCCAAACAGAAACTGAGAAAAAACAGTTTTTGGAAGGAGCTGAAAAATCATACTTATATTTTGAAAAATCCTTTCACAAAGCCAAAAACATTTTGGGATAA
- a CDS encoding ATP-binding protein has translation MNPTLNTIHILLIEDSIADQFLMQEILEKTSFPVKNLIIASSLANGLKELNTKNIDLIFLDLSLPDSHGLETCKTIIDNYYGMPVIVLTGLNDVHVGLEAISLGAADYIVKGTLDEYGMERAILYALQRNETQKQMSKTMDMLRGYNQKLEQFAHIISHDLMSPIVSIKASIQLYELEKKHNDLTQTAEEVMKEVNEGVDKLHTKLKSLVKTLVEQQTSGSKFDTIELSSFTEKVIKDMKEIYNQPEIDIQVDMTNEQTISFVPDLMYSIMQNLLSNAIKYRSPKRTPKIKIWAEPNEEYYCLNIEDNGIGIDMEANESRLFGMFQRLHEDNTEIEGRGIGLHLVRNIVYSNGGKIDVESEIDKGTKFIICLPREPKF, from the coding sequence ATGAATCCAACGCTTAACACAATACATATTTTATTGATAGAAGATAGTATAGCAGACCAGTTTTTGATGCAAGAAATATTAGAGAAAACGTCATTTCCTGTCAAAAATCTAATTATTGCATCTAGTCTTGCTAATGGATTGAAGGAGCTAAACACAAAAAATATAGACTTAATATTTTTAGATTTATCACTACCTGATAGTCATGGGTTAGAGACTTGTAAAACAATTATTGATAATTATTATGGGATGCCCGTTATTGTTCTTACAGGCTTGAATGATGTTCATGTTGGTTTGGAAGCTATTTCATTAGGAGCTGCTGATTATATTGTGAAAGGAACACTTGATGAATATGGCATGGAACGTGCAATTTTGTATGCTTTGCAACGTAACGAAACTCAAAAACAGATGAGTAAGACAATGGACATGCTTAGAGGTTACAATCAAAAGCTAGAACAATTTGCACACATTATTTCTCACGACCTTATGTCTCCCATCGTTTCAATAAAGGCTTCTATTCAGCTGTACGAATTAGAAAAAAAGCATAATGATTTGACACAAACTGCCGAAGAGGTAATGAAAGAGGTTAATGAAGGAGTAGATAAATTACATACAAAGCTTAAATCGCTTGTCAAAACACTTGTAGAGCAGCAAACATCAGGTTCTAAGTTTGATACTATTGAATTGTCTTCTTTTACTGAAAAGGTAATAAAGGACATGAAAGAAATTTATAATCAACCTGAAATTGATATTCAAGTTGATATGACAAACGAACAAACTATTTCTTTTGTTCCTGATTTGATGTACAGTATTATGCAAAATCTGCTTTCAAATGCTATAAAATACCGTTCTCCAAAACGTACTCCAAAAATAAAAATTTGGGCAGAGCCAAATGAAGAATACTATTGCTTAAATATAGAAGATAATGGAATAGGAATAGATATGGAAGCAAATGAAAGTCGTCTTTTTGGAATGTTTCAACGCCTTCATGAAGACAATACAGAGATAGAAGGACGAGGAATAGGGTTACATTTAGTAAGGAACATTGTATATAGCAATGGTGGAAAAATCGATGTAGAAAGTGAGATAGACAAGGGAACAAAGTTTATAATCTGTCTGCCAAGAGAACCAAAATTCTAA
- a CDS encoding DNA polymerase III subunit delta', with product MLFSDILGLEELKKTLTSAVHNNHVAHAQLFLGYQGSAGLSLAWAYATFLNCENKQENDACGKCSSCIRYKKLIHPDLHFVFPTAKAKGYKEREEFMKGWREFLPKHKYPVLQDWSDYLETEGKQFSISVAESRYISKILSLKAYEGGYKILILWLPEYMNASAANALLKGLEEPPKKTIFLLVTEKTDKMLATILSRCQLIQIPRYSDKEVKEYLISQNIKEEEAGEIAPLVDGNLNEAMKLSQHTQNKNQEWFRDWMRLCFKHDYAGFVGQADLFHSLGKEGQKTLLQYALTILRESLISNFGTEQLIRTESETLKFVQNFAKVIDERNVFSLVEKIDEAYFHLERNANSKIVFMDLSVQIARLLR from the coding sequence ATGCTTTTCTCCGATATTTTAGGCTTAGAGGAACTAAAGAAAACACTTACTTCGGCTGTTCACAATAACCATGTGGCACACGCACAACTTTTTTTAGGTTATCAAGGAAGCGCAGGACTTTCTCTGGCGTGGGCGTATGCAACTTTTCTGAACTGTGAAAACAAACAAGAAAATGATGCGTGTGGAAAGTGTAGTTCTTGTATTCGTTACAAAAAACTAATTCATCCAGATTTGCATTTTGTTTTTCCGACAGCTAAGGCAAAAGGTTACAAAGAGCGAGAAGAATTTATGAAAGGTTGGAGGGAGTTTTTACCAAAACATAAATACCCAGTTTTGCAAGATTGGTCAGATTATTTGGAGACAGAAGGAAAGCAGTTTAGCATTTCGGTAGCAGAAAGCCGTTATATTTCCAAAATTTTATCACTAAAAGCCTATGAAGGAGGTTACAAAATTCTGATTTTGTGGCTGCCCGAATATATGAATGCAAGTGCAGCCAATGCACTTTTGAAAGGATTGGAAGAACCACCAAAAAAGACAATTTTCCTTTTGGTAACCGAAAAAACAGATAAGATGTTAGCCACTATTCTTTCTCGTTGTCAGCTTATTCAGATTCCTCGTTATTCGGATAAGGAAGTAAAAGAATATTTGATAAGCCAGAATATAAAAGAAGAAGAAGCTGGAGAAATTGCGCCTTTAGTAGATGGAAATTTGAATGAAGCCATGAAATTGAGCCAACATACTCAAAATAAAAATCAAGAATGGTTTAGAGATTGGATGCGACTTTGTTTTAAGCACGATTATGCAGGTTTTGTTGGTCAAGCTGATTTATTCCACAGCTTGGGAAAAGAAGGTCAAAAAACGCTTTTACAATATGCTTTGACTATTTTGAGAGAATCTTTAATTTCTAATTTTGGAACAGAACAGCTTATTCGTACCGAATCCGAAACGCTAAAGTTTGTACAGAATTTTGCTAAAGTAATAGATGAGAGAAATGTTTTTTCGTTAGTAGAAAAGATTGATGAAGCCTATTTTCATTTAGAAAGAAATGCCAACTCTAAAATCGTTTTTATGGATTTATCGGTTCAGATTGCTAGGTTATTGAGATAA